In a genomic window of Macaca nemestrina isolate mMacNem1 chromosome 18, mMacNem.hap1, whole genome shotgun sequence:
- the LOC105467907 gene encoding testisin has protein sequence MGARGALLLALLLALSGLGKPESDEVDLSSGPCGQRVITTRIVGGLDAELGRWPWQGSLRLWDSHVCGASLLSHRWALTAAHCFEEESDLSDPSGWTIQFGQLTSMPSFWSLQAYYTRYFVSNIYLSPRYLGNSPYDIALVKLSAPVTYTNHIQPICLQASTFEFQNRTDCWVTGWGNIKEDEELPSPYTLQEVQVAIINNSMCNYLFFKYSFRTDIFGDMVCAGDAQGEKDSCFGDSGGPLACNKNGLWYQIGVVSWGAGCGRPNRPGVYTNVSYHFGWIQKLMAQSGMSQPDPSWPLLFLPLLWALPLLGPA, from the exons ATGGGCGCGCGCGGGGCGCTGCTGCTGGCGCTGCTGCTGGCGCTGTCGGGACTCGGGAAGCCGG AGTCAGATGAGGTGGATCTGTCGTCAG GACCATGCGGCCAACGGGTCATCACGACGCGCATCGTGGGTGGACTGGACGCTGAACTCGGGCGTTGGCCATGGCAGGGGAGCCTGCGCCTGTGGGATTCCCACGTGTGCGGAGCGAGTCTGCTCAGCCACCGCTGGGCGCTCACTGCGGCGCACTGCTTTGAAGA AGAGAGTGACCTTAGTGATCCCTCTGGGTGGACGATCCAGTTTGGCCAGCTGACTTCCATGCCATCCTTCTGGAGCCTGCAGGCCTACTACACCCGTTACTTCGTGTCGAATATCTATCTGAGCCCTCGCTACCTGGGGAATTCACCCTATGACATTGCCTTGGTGAAGCTGTCTGCACCTGTCACCTACACTAACCACATCCAGCCCATCTGTCTCCAGGCTTCCACGTTTGAGTTTCAGAACCGGACAGACTGCTGGGTGACCGGCTGGGGGAACATCAAAGAGGATGAGG AACTGCCATCTCCCTATACCCTCCAGGAAGTTCAGGTCGCCATCATAAACAACTCTATGTGCAACTACCTCTTCTTCAAGTACAGTTTCCGCACGGACATCTTTGGAGACATGGTTTGTGCTGGCGATGCCCAAGGCGAGAAGGATTCCTGCTTT GGTGACTCAGGTGGACCCTTGGCCTGTAACAAGAATGGACTGTGGTATCAGATTGGAGTCGTGAGCTGGGGAGCGGGCTGTGGTCGGCCCAATCGGCCCGGTGTCTACACCAATGTCAGCTACCACTTCGGGTGGATCCAGAAGCTGATGGCCCAGAGTGGCATGTCCCAGCCAGACCCCTCCTGGCCGctgctctttctccctcttctctggGCTCTCCCACTCCTGGGGCCAGCCTGA